A window of Castanea sativa cultivar Marrone di Chiusa Pesio chromosome 1, ASM4071231v1 contains these coding sequences:
- the LOC142634108 gene encoding uncharacterized protein LOC142634108, which yields MEGKEVTVTFIVVASFSPYTAILGRPWIHAMGAAPSTLHMKVKFRTEQGITIVRGSQQVAKQCLVVAINREIKLKELVKEIGASMKDEERVGMLLFLVQNVDVFAWSPYEVPGVDLEFIVHKLNMDPLCPLKKQKPRRLTKEHVEVVRQEVKKLKEAGAIKKIFFSGWLANTMVVKKKNGKWRVCVDFTDLNRACPKDLFPMLKIDQLVDATYGHTRMSFLDAFQGYH from the exons ATGGAAGGCAAGGAGGTAACTGTGACGTTCATAGTGGTCGCCTCATTTTCGCCGTACACGGCAATTCTTGGAAGGCCATGGATTCATGCAATGGGGGCGGCTCCATCTACCCTACATATGAAAGTCAAATTCCGCACTGAGCAGGGTATTACCATAGTAAGGGGAAGCCAACAAGTGGCCAAACAGTGCTTGGTGGTCGCTATTAACAGGGAAATCAAGCTGAAGGAGTTAGTTAAGGAA ATAGGAGCAAGTATGAAGGACGAGGAGAGGGTGGGGATGCTGCTGTTCCTTGTGCAGAATGTGGACGTGTTTGCTTGGAGCCCGTATGAGGTGCCCGGGGTGGACCTCGAGTTCATAGTTCACAAACTCAACATGGATCCTTTATGCCCTCTCAAGAAGCAGAAGCCAAGGAGGTTAACTAAGGAGCACGTCGAAGTTGTTAGGCAAGAAGTTAAGAAATTGAAGGAAGCCGGGGCTATAAAGAAGATATTTTTTTCAGGGTGGCTTGCGAATACCatggtggtaaaaaagaagaatggcaaatggagggtttgtgttgatttCACTGACCTGAACCGAGCATGTCCAAAGGATCTGTTTCCTATGCTGaagattgatcaactggtagatgccacCTATGGACACACGAGGATGAGTTTTCTAGATGCTTTTCAGGGTTATCATTAG